The following proteins are encoded in a genomic region of Burkholderia stabilis:
- the asnB gene encoding asparagine synthase (glutamine-hydrolyzing), which produces MCGIAGWIDFKRNFPEPSRLIEAMTDSLVHRGPDAHGTWLDGHVALGHRRLAIIDLAYGAQPMHAIDRAGQKAVVSFCGEIFNFKDLRAELQRAGYTFETNSDTEVLLKGYLHWKEDVARHLNGMFAVAIWDSQRERLILIRDRLGVKPLYYFPTDGGLVFASEPKALFQHPLVKPRVTANGFRELLDMIKTPELTVYDGLFEVRPGDLVILDRSGLRKETYWRLEANEHRDDQQTTIATVRDILSDTIQRQIVSDVPICTLLSGGLDSSAVTAIAARQMADGALASYSVDFQHNVDAFTADGVRGSPDAPFARDLAAHASTRHTELLLRSDQMLDASVRGSILNAVDAPPAYWGDMWPSLYLLFRELSEHSTVALSGEAADEVFGGYQWFRNPAALKAETFPWLTAGSSRYFGGIQLLAPDFVASLDRDTYRADRYQDALREVPVLDGESEQDRRMREVSYLALTRFLQTLLDRNDRMSMAVGLEVRVPFCDHRLIEYVFNVPWHMKTFDGREKSLLREAVRPLLPDSVLNRVKTPYPATQDGAYEQGLRAELADVLDDPAAPILDLIDRAKVRALLERAPAEISQPYNRGGLEMALWMNRWIKEYNVEIAL; this is translated from the coding sequence ATGTGCGGCATTGCCGGCTGGATCGATTTCAAACGAAATTTTCCCGAACCGAGTCGCCTCATCGAGGCGATGACGGATTCGCTCGTGCATCGCGGTCCTGATGCGCACGGCACGTGGCTCGACGGGCACGTCGCGCTCGGCCATCGGCGGCTCGCGATCATTGACCTCGCCTATGGCGCGCAGCCGATGCATGCCATCGATCGCGCAGGGCAGAAGGCGGTGGTGTCCTTCTGCGGCGAGATCTTCAACTTCAAGGATCTGCGCGCCGAACTGCAGCGCGCCGGTTATACGTTCGAGACCAACAGCGATACCGAGGTGCTGCTGAAGGGCTATCTGCACTGGAAGGAGGACGTCGCGCGTCACCTGAACGGCATGTTCGCCGTCGCGATCTGGGACAGCCAGCGCGAGCGCCTGATCCTGATCCGCGATCGTCTGGGGGTGAAGCCGCTCTATTACTTCCCGACCGACGGCGGGCTCGTGTTCGCGTCGGAGCCGAAGGCGCTGTTCCAGCATCCGCTCGTGAAGCCGCGCGTGACGGCGAACGGCTTCCGGGAGCTGCTGGACATGATCAAGACGCCGGAGCTGACCGTCTACGACGGCCTGTTCGAGGTCCGCCCGGGCGACCTGGTGATCCTCGACCGCAGCGGGCTCAGGAAGGAGACCTACTGGCGCCTCGAGGCCAACGAGCATCGCGACGACCAGCAGACGACGATCGCGACCGTGCGCGACATCCTGTCGGACACGATCCAGCGCCAGATCGTGTCCGACGTGCCGATCTGCACGCTGCTCTCCGGCGGTCTCGATTCGTCGGCGGTGACCGCGATCGCGGCGCGGCAGATGGCCGACGGCGCGCTGGCGTCGTACTCGGTCGACTTCCAGCACAACGTCGACGCGTTCACGGCCGACGGCGTGCGGGGTTCGCCCGACGCGCCGTTCGCGCGAGATCTCGCTGCGCACGCGAGCACGCGCCACACGGAACTGCTGCTGCGCAGCGACCAGATGCTCGATGCATCGGTCCGCGGCAGCATCCTGAACGCGGTGGATGCGCCGCCCGCGTACTGGGGCGACATGTGGCCGTCGCTGTATCTGCTGTTTCGCGAGCTGTCCGAGCATTCGACGGTGGCGCTGTCGGGCGAGGCGGCGGACGAGGTGTTCGGCGGCTATCAGTGGTTCCGGAATCCGGCCGCGCTGAAGGCGGAGACGTTCCCGTGGCTGACCGCCGGTTCGTCGCGCTATTTCGGCGGCATCCAGCTGCTCGCGCCCGACTTCGTGGCGTCTCTCGATCGCGATACCTATCGGGCAGATCGCTATCAGGACGCGCTGCGCGAAGTGCCGGTGCTCGACGGCGAATCCGAGCAGGACCGCCGGATGCGGGAAGTGTCGTATCTCGCGCTGACGCGTTTCCTGCAGACACTGCTGGATCGAAACGACCGGATGAGCATGGCGGTCGGGCTGGAAGTGCGCGTGCCGTTCTGCGACCACCGGCTGATCGAGTACGTGTTCAATGTGCCGTGGCACATGAAGACGTTCGACGGGCGGGAGAAGAGCCTGCTGCGCGAGGCCGTCCGTCCGCTGCTGCCGGACAGCGTCCTCAACCGGGTGAAGACGCCGTACCCGGCGACGCAGGACGGCGCGTACGAGCAGGGGCTGCGCGCCGAGCTGGCCGACGTGCTCGACGATCCGGCCGCGCCGATTCTCGACCTGATCGATCGCGCGAAGGTACGCGCACTGCTGGAGCGCGCACCCGCCGAAATCAGTCAGCCGTATAACCGCGGCGGTCTGGAGATGGCGCTGTGGATGAATCGCTGGATCAAGGAATACAACGTTGAAATCGCACTGTAG
- a CDS encoding AfsA-related hotdog domain-containing protein, producing the protein MTSTTTISPKLLHKNSTNDVLLTRPRKVLPSRLVSPAAREHPDGDVAALERLYESDGAGGRILRAAPERGFATGQPFADVAKEDVIRGVPHQVIDSLRTHADVPVGDDAIEGFLTHHGVSARSTSFEFVNLADHYFFYRKPHEHVPGIMLLEAARQAIYYQLYTYSKHALGKVTVSLSELNAKFLAYAELMYSIEIVIDDLTGTDDLQPHEVRYSSSFYQRGALIARIDSVAPVIGLDKFKLARNACLFDAEHFAPLPSAPVISLLTSDGLGQSIVALRKIGKQSCVTSAAKFGDASNALLTVIYDGDICFKAPVTRAGQDEDGITWDFGHVEYAELERLKEMIKRGFAVR; encoded by the coding sequence ATGACCAGCACGACGACAATCTCTCCGAAGCTCCTTCACAAGAATTCGACCAACGACGTCCTGTTGACGCGTCCGCGCAAGGTCTTGCCGTCGCGACTGGTGTCGCCGGCGGCGCGCGAACACCCGGACGGCGACGTGGCCGCGCTCGAACGCCTCTACGAATCCGATGGCGCCGGCGGGCGCATCCTGCGTGCGGCGCCGGAGCGCGGATTCGCGACCGGGCAGCCGTTCGCCGATGTCGCGAAGGAAGACGTCATTCGCGGCGTGCCGCACCAGGTGATCGACAGCCTGCGCACGCACGCGGACGTACCGGTCGGCGACGATGCGATCGAAGGGTTCCTGACGCACCACGGCGTGTCGGCGCGCTCGACGAGCTTCGAATTCGTCAATCTCGCGGATCACTACTTCTTCTACCGGAAGCCGCACGAGCACGTGCCCGGCATCATGCTGCTGGAAGCGGCGCGGCAGGCGATCTATTACCAGCTGTACACGTACTCGAAGCATGCGCTCGGCAAGGTGACCGTGAGCCTCAGCGAGCTCAACGCGAAATTCCTTGCGTACGCGGAGCTGATGTATTCGATCGAGATCGTGATCGACGACCTGACCGGTACGGACGACCTGCAGCCGCACGAGGTGCGCTACTCGTCGTCGTTCTATCAGCGCGGCGCGCTGATCGCACGGATCGATTCGGTGGCGCCCGTCATCGGGCTCGACAAGTTCAAGCTCGCGCGCAATGCGTGCCTGTTCGACGCCGAGCATTTCGCGCCGCTGCCGAGCGCGCCGGTCATCTCGCTGCTCACGTCGGACGGGCTGGGACAGTCGATCGTCGCGCTCAGGAAGATCGGCAAGCAGTCGTGCGTGACCAGCGCCGCCAAATTCGGCGACGCGTCCAATGCGCTCCTGACGGTCATCTATGACGGCGACATCTGCTTCAAGGCACCCGTCACGCGCGCAGGCCAGGACGAGGACGGCATCACGTGGGATTTCGGTCACGTCGAGTACGCGGAGCTGGAGCGCCTGAAGGAAATGATCAAGCGCGGCTTCGCGGTGCGTTGA